In Actinomadura luteofluorescens, the sequence CTGACGGAACGCGAGCGTGCCCCGGACCCCGCGCGGGGTCCGGGGCACGTCCACGTCTCAGCCGGCGTGGCCGAGGCTCCCGTCGCGGCGTCCGGTGAGACGAGCGGGCTCATCGACACGGCCGCCACGGCGCATCAGCCGCCGCCGGCGAGCACGGCCGCGCCCTCTCCCGCACGCGTGCGGCTCCGCGGTACGTCCGGCGGACACCGGGCCGGCGGTCCCCGTCCGGAATTCTTAACGCGACTTGTGTTGCGATTAGTCGCCGGGTATGCTCGACCGCGTCACATCGCCGCCCGGCTGGGGAGTCCATTGAGGATCTGAGGTCCGACACCGCGCAGTGGCCGTTCTCCGGCCCGCGCACGTGACCTCAGTGCGGACTCCGACCCGCCGGGCTTTCTCATGCCCGCCGGCGCGTCGCGCGATCCCGCGGTGTCTCCATGCGTCCCGCATCTCTTCTCGCTCATCATGGAGGCCGCTCAATGTCATTCGCCATCGTGTGCTCGGACCTGTCGTTCGCCTGGGAGGACGGCACCGTCGTGCTGGACGGGCTGGACGCCGCGTTCGGCACGGGCCGGACGGGCCTGATCGGCGTCAACGGCTCCGGCAAGTCCACCCTGCTGAAGATCATCGCCGGCGAGCTGCGCGCCGGATCGGGCACCGTGAGCGTCGACGGGGAGATCGGCTACCTGCCGCAGAACCTCGTCCTCGACGACGCCGCCACGGTCTCGGACCTGCTTGGCATCACCGCGACCCGCGCGGCCCTGCACGCCATCGAGCGCGGCGAGGCCACCGAGGAGAACTTCGCCGCCGTCGGGGACGACTGGGACGTCGAGGAGCGCGCCCGCGCGGAGCTCGACCGGCTCGGGCTCGGCCATCTCGACCTGGACCGCACGGTCCCGACGCTGTCGGGCGGCGAGGCCGTGATGGTCGGGCTGGCGGCGCGGTTCCTGGCCCGTCCCGACGTCCTGTTGCTGGACGAGCCGACCAACAACCTGGACCTGGACGCGCGCCACCGCCTGTACGAGGCGGTCGCGTCCTGGACGGGCGTGCTCGTCGTCGTCAGCCACGACCGGGAGCTGCTCGACCGCGTCGACGAGATCGCCGACCTGCGCGAGGGTGCCGTCCGGTCCTTCGGCGGCGGGCTGTCGGCCTACGAGGACCTGCTCGCCGTCGAGCGGGAGGCCGCGGAGCGGACGGTCAGGGCCGCCGAGACCGACCTGCGCCGCCAGAAGCGCGAACTGGAGGAGGCCCACGTCAAGCTGGCCCGGCGCAAGCGCTACGGCAACAAGATGCAGGAGAGCAAGCGCGAGCCGAAGATCGTGATGGGCGAGCGCAAGCGGCAGGCCCAGGTCTCGGCCGGCAAGCACCGCATCATGCACGAGGAGCGGCTCGCCGACGCCCGCACGCGGCTCACCGAGGCTGAGGGGGCCGTTCGCGAGGACGCCGAGATCCGCGTCGAGCTGCCCGCCACGCGCGTCCCGGCGGGCCGGACGGTGCTGACCGTGACGGGCCTGGCCGCCGCCGAGCCGGAACCCGGCACGCTGGGCGAGCTGATCGTCCGCGGGCCGGAGCGGATCGCGCTGGTCGGCCCCAACGGGTCGGGCAAGACCACGTTCCTGCGGACGCTCGTAGGCGACCGCGTCCCCGAGGGCACGGACGTGAAGGTCGGGGTGGACGGCGTCCGGTACCTGCCCCAGCGGCTCGACGTCCTGGACGGGGAGCTCAGCGTCGCCGAGAACGTCCGCGCGCAGGCGCCGTCGGCGCCGCCGGCGCGGATC encodes:
- a CDS encoding ABC-F family ATP-binding cassette domain-containing protein gives rise to the protein MSFAIVCSDLSFAWEDGTVVLDGLDAAFGTGRTGLIGVNGSGKSTLLKIIAGELRAGSGTVSVDGEIGYLPQNLVLDDAATVSDLLGITATRAALHAIERGEATEENFAAVGDDWDVEERARAELDRLGLGHLDLDRTVPTLSGGEAVMVGLAARFLARPDVLLLDEPTNNLDLDARHRLYEAVASWTGVLVVVSHDRELLDRVDEIADLREGAVRSFGGGLSAYEDLLAVEREAAERTVRAAETDLRRQKRELEEAHVKLARRKRYGNKMQESKREPKIVMGERKRQAQVSAGKHRIMHEERLADARTRLTEAEGAVREDAEIRVELPATRVPAGRTVLTVTGLAAAEPEPGTLGELIVRGPERIALVGPNGSGKTTFLRTLVGDRVPEGTDVKVGVDGVRYLPQRLDVLDGELSVAENVRAQAPSAPPARIRAGLARFLFRGARADQPAATLSGGERFRAVLASLLLAEPAPQLLLLDEPTNNLDMASAAQLSQALAAYEGALVVVSHDVPFLRTLGITRWLRMDRSCGLTEVEPM